The Ricinus communis isolate WT05 ecotype wild-type chromosome 8, ASM1957865v1, whole genome shotgun sequence sequence TGTCTtgcttgaaatttttaaacatGGCAAGGAGCTATGCCGTCATACATATGCCTaagttttgttattttgtttgGCTTGGCCATAATGAGCGAGTCACAGAAATGTGTTCAAGGAATGTTACAGAAATGGGTTTATTGTTAGAATTGCCTTTCTTAGATTATAACTTTAATGCAGGATGTCAGAAGCACCTTTTCGACCACGTGAGCAGCTGCTTGAGAAACAGAAATATTTCCAGAGCATCCAGAAGCACACATACTTGAAAGGACGATATGATAAGATTACCTCTGTTGCCATTCCTTTAGCTTTGGCGGGCACCTCATTGTTTCTCATTGTGAGTCTCTTTCTACTTACAAACTGCAATGATTCTATCAGTTCTACACGCGTAAATGAGCATAATCTCTGATTAAGTTTTTGTAATGTCTTTCAAACATCATTTTTTCAGGGACGAGGGATCTATAATATGTCTCATGGGATTGGGAAGAAAGAATGAGGAGGCCTCctgtttgatgatattttaaaggatcatttgctCTTGCACATGCACTAGTGTTGTTTCTAaagttcttttgttttgtGCCTCCAATAATTGCATATTTGCAGACTTGTAGCCACCAGTGGAAGCTGACACTTCAAACTGTTGAGTGTTGATGGCTTTATTTTCCAAGTCCTTAATATTGCATTATTGAATCCCAAGGTCGTTGAATTTTGCTTAGACCTCTTCCCCCGTTAaatcattttgtttttatttttattcattcgGAAAACCAACACCTTTACGAATGAATAGGTGGGAAAttcattttttcaaataagcgctgctcaaaaaaaaaaaaaaaaaaagaaaaaagaaaagaaaagagagattgGAGCTAGCAATAAATCAGAAGTCTTAACAGAAGCTGTCGAATTTCTTTTACAGAGTTGAATTTGGTGTGATGACCATATTGCATGACTATTCAATCAGTTATTCagatctttattttaaattatttttttatacacaCTATGTCTGAAGATGTACAATTCTCTACTTTAATCCGTTTATTTTGAATTCAAACggtaataataaattcatcGAAGTAAGAAATACATTTCTAGAgtgattttaatttcttgcctAATATAAACGATTATTTAACatactattaattttaatataaggtatgtgaataaaaaaattgtatatctttccattttctaaaaatattttttcttgctcttttttctatgtttttattaagaatataaaataattaacaaagaaaaaagaagaattaaaaaaaataaaaagtataaaaaaatctaaatcatACTATAATAATTGATATCGACCCCCTTGGACTTGGGAGTGTTAAGACTCCTCTTTTATTGCAGGGTCTGTCCTTTACTACTTTTTGAATAATCTCTGAATTCTACAGTGTAGTGTGTACTAGGGTTTGGCAAAGGAAAATCCAACAATTGCACTTGTACCATGCCGAAGGTGAGGACAAACCGCATCAAATACCCAGATGGGTGGCAATTAATTGAGCCTACTCTGCGTGACCTAGATGCCAAGATGAGagaaggtttttttttttttttttttttttcaagaaagCTGTTCTTCatcatatatacatacattGATGTTTTTGTGTATTTTGGCAGCTGAAAATGATCCACATGATGGTAAAAGAAAGTGTGAGGCTTTATGGCCGATCTTCAAAATTGCCCATCAAAGAAGCCGTTACATTTTTGACCTTTATAAAACCAACCAAATTTCTAAAGAGCTTTATGAGTTCTGCTTGGAACAAGGCTATGGTGATCACAActtaattgccaaatggaaaaaggttatttctttttcgAAAATTTGACCTGGGTTATGcttagtttagttttttttctttttcttgggaTGCACTTGCTTTTTCAAGGATTTGTTGAGCTTCGAAAATGTTTGTGGCTCCAAGAATATGAGTTATAATGCTGATATGTCATTCTTTACATTTGCTTCTGCTTTCTGGGTTTTGCTTCATGTTAATTTAGTAACATTTTCCATTGTATCTGTTTGTCTGAATGGGTGATTTGCTGTGGGATTGTGGCATTAAAATTCTTGCCccctttttattaaattgctTGATAATAGCTTAATATCTTGGTGTTGTCTTGCTTTTGGATgaatttattactattaatacTCTATTGTGTTGTAAAGCTGAGGCAATGG is a genomic window containing:
- the LOC8269645 gene encoding protein BUD31 homolog 2, with product MPKVRTNRIKYPDGWQLIEPTLRDLDAKMREAENDPHDGKRKCEALWPIFKIAHQRSRYIFDLYKTNQISKELYEFCLEQGYGDHNLIAKWKKPGYERLCCLRCIQPRDHNFGTTCVCRVPKELREEKVVECVHCGCKGCASGD
- the LOC8269644 gene encoding uncharacterized protein LOC8269644, yielding MSEAPFRPREQLLEKQKYFQSIQKHTYLKGRYDKITSVAIPLALAGTSLFLIGRGIYNMSHGIGKKE